The Bacteroidota bacterium genome contains the following window.
GCACGGATGACCAGGGTGCCGCGTCCGTTATCGCCTTCAGGTACGTCGAGGGTATAACTGCCAGACACCGGCATCGTTGCTACGGTTTTGTCTCCGTAGTTCACCAGGTAATTTGCGATGAGGCGCGCGTCGTTTTCTGATATGGCAGGATGCGCCGGCATGTTGATTTCACCCCAAACACCCGAACCACCATTGCGAATTTTGCCCGCAAGCATTTCTGGCGCATCGCGGTCTCCGCTGTACCGCTCAGCAATTTCTGTGTAGGCCGGCCCGGCTGACCTGACATCAGGCTGGTGGCAAACGGCACAATCACTTTGTCCCATCAAGGCTTCGGCAACAGCATAACGGGTCGACTGATCCACGCTGCGCTGCCCCTGCATTACTTCTGCATAGTCAAATCCTTCCGACACATAGTCGATGCTCATCGCAACCTGTGCAGGATCGATCAATCCATTATTTTCAGCACCATCTTCTACGTCGCGTACTTCTGCGGCATAATCAATAGATTCACCAGCGAAGAAGAAGGTCTGGTTGTTGGCCAACGTCAGGTCAACAACCGGGGGCTCATTGCCGGCAATCAGCTGTAATGACTTGGTATTGGTCGCTCCATCAGGATCTTCGACTTCAAGCGTCACGTCATAAATGCCTACTTGATCCAGGGTCAGTTGCTGCGCCATACCGCTGTACACATTCAACGTCCCGCTCTCCTGATGTTTGACACGCCATTCATAGGTCAACACATCGCCATCATAATCGATGGTACCATCTGCAGAGAGGGTAACATCTAGCGGTACGCTGCCCCCACTCTTATCTGCAGATGCGGCCACAACCGGTGTACGATTCCCAGCGTTGTATTCAATCCTCACCAGTTTATCGTCATCGCTATCCCGAAACCAACGGCTGCCATATTCAAGCACATACAAGTCACCGTCTGGCCCAAATTTCATGTCGATGATTTCAGCAGGATTGTAGTCAGGTACAAGCCGTTCCATCGAATCGTAGTTGCCTTTTTCATCTATGGCAATGGCCATGATCCAGCCGCGAGACAGGTCTGCAGCCAGCCACTTGCCTTCAAAGCTTGCCGGGAAAGGACGGGCAGCGTCTTTGAAATCTGCTTTACGGTAAACCGGCCCTCCCGTAGCAGAACGGCCACCAGATCCCAGTTGGGGGAATTGCTCGGATACGCCATAGGGATAAGCAATGAACGCCGGCTGCGCGGGTGGCAATTCATTTAGCCCCGTGTTATTTACAGAATTATTGACCGGGTTGAGCGCGTCTTTGGGCGCACGCGTGGTATCTGCAACATAATCATAATATGGATATGCGTGGTTTTCTCCAATGAAATACGGCCATCCAAAGAAGCCTGGTTCGCGAGCCTGGTTTAGCTCATCGTAACCGCGCGGACCAATTTCGGTATCCTGCACAGCATCCGGACCAACTTCACCCCAATAGATGTAGCCCGTTTTGCTATCAACTGCGATCCGCCAAGCGTTGCGGTGCCCCATCGTGTAAATCTCAGGCTTTGTTTTTTCTGTACCAGGTGGAAATAGATTGCCTTCAGGAATGGTATAGGTCCCGTCATCTTCAGGGTGGATCCGGATAATTTTACCGCGTAAGTCATTGGTACTCGCAGCTCCTCGCTGATCATCCCAGTTGTGCCACCCGGGTCGCTCGTCGGTGTGGGCACTCAGGTTATTGCCCGTATTGTTGCCGATGGTCATAAAGAGGTTGCCAGCGTTGTCCCACGCCATGCCCCCTCCCGTATGGCAACACGCTTCACGCTGCACCGGGAATTCGAGGACGACCTTCTTCGTTGCCGGGTCGAGTGCGCCATTGTTGAAGTCCCAACGTGCAAAAACGTGTTTGGGCTCATCAGGATCAGCATAAAGCAGGTACACCCAAGGCTTGTTTTCAAAATCAGGATGAACGGTCAAGCCAACAAGGCCTTCTTCTGCTTCGCGTTGCTCACCTTCTTTGTTGGTGTACTTTGTGTTGACGGGCTGCGTGAATACGGTCTCAACGGTCTTGCTGACCGGATTATAAAGCTTGAGCGCCCCTTTCCGTTCAATAATGAAAACCCGTCCGTCTTTGAGGACCTCAAATGCCATCGGCTCGTCAAGCGTGGTGCCCTCTGTTAGCACTACGGGGGTAAATCGGCTATGGTCTGTGTCTTCTAGCTGTGCGTACCCGGGTTGGCCACAAGAGAAGGTGCCAAAGCAATACGTGAGAGCGAGGAAAATTGTAAACAGGGATCTCATGGGTTTGGTGGTATTTTTCAACAAATACACGACAAAACCACAAGTTCAGCAACAGCAAGCTAACAATTCGTTAAATCAGCACATCAGAATGTAAAATATGTAAAGCGCCTTAAACGCATAAAGAAGCGGCACGCGCAGCCTGCCGCCTGTTTATGGGTATAGCTTTACTTCAACAATAACATTTGCCGGCTTGAAGAAAACGCGCCGGCTTCAATACGGTAAATATAAATCCCTGCAGATAAGTGGTTAGCGTCAAAAGGCACCACGTAAGACCCCGCAGGCTGTCGTGTATTTACCAGTTCACGTACAACCTGTCCCAACACGTTGTACACCGTGAGCCGCACATCAACGTCATCAGGCAAGTCGTAGCTGATGTTGGTTACGGGATTAAATGGGTTAGGATAATTCTGCGTCAGGCTGAACGTCTCGGGTATAGCCACAGATTCGGCTTCAATCTGCAAGAAGTCACTCCCTCCAGCGGTCTCCGAAAGTGCGGCTGTTGCACAATCAAAAGAACCATCGCTGTTTTGTGCAGCGTCATATACAAGCGATGCATGCGTGACGGCATCTGCGCAAATCTCAAGAAGCGATGGACGCGTTGAAAAATTATCCGAAATTAAGACAGCCTCTCCATTGTTATCGGTTATCCCTGTATCTGTACCAGACAAGTCTCCACTGAACATACCAGAGATACTGACGTCCTGTACCGGATTGCCGCCTTCATCGTGGATCAAAAACGTGGCTTCCACGGACCCGCTGCCGCTCGCTCTTACAACCGCAGTGGTTATGCTTTCGATGTGCATGGTTGGACTAGCCGTGCCATCATTCACGGTAACAGACTGGCTGGCTGTGCCTGTTGCGCCGGCGTCATCTGTCACTGTCAGCGAAACTGTATACGTGCCGTTCGCGGCATAGGTATGCACAGGATTCTGATCCGTTGAACTTGTACCATCGCCAAGATCCCACGACCACGCAACCACATCACCATCTACATCCGTGCTGTTGTCTGTAAAGGATGCTTCCAGCAGCGTCGTGCTAACCGAAAAGGCAGCAACTGGCGGCGCATTACCGCCCGTAC
Protein-coding sequences here:
- a CDS encoding PQQ-dependent sugar dehydrogenase; the protein is MRSLFTIFLALTYCFGTFSCGQPGYAQLEDTDHSRFTPVVLTEGTTLDEPMAFEVLKDGRVFIIERKGALKLYNPVSKTVETVFTQPVNTKYTNKEGEQREAEEGLVGLTVHPDFENKPWVYLLYADPDEPKHVFARWDFNNGALDPATKKVVLEFPVQREACCHTGGGMAWDNAGNLFMTIGNNTGNNLSAHTDERPGWHNWDDQRGAASTNDLRGKIIRIHPEDDGTYTIPEGNLFPPGTEKTKPEIYTMGHRNAWRIAVDSKTGYIYWGEVGPDAVQDTEIGPRGYDELNQAREPGFFGWPYFIGENHAYPYYDYVADTTRAPKDALNPVNNSVNNTGLNELPPAQPAFIAYPYGVSEQFPQLGSGGRSATGGPVYRKADFKDAARPFPASFEGKWLAADLSRGWIMAIAIDEKGNYDSMERLVPDYNPAEIIDMKFGPDGDLYVLEYGSRWFRDSDDDKLVRIEYNAGNRTPVVAASADKSGGSVPLDVTLSADGTIDYDGDVLTYEWRVKHQESGTLNVYSGMAQQLTLDQVGIYDVTLEVEDPDGATNTKSLQLIAGNEPPVVDLTLANNQTFFFAGESIDYAAEVRDVEDGAENNGLIDPAQVAMSIDYVSEGFDYAEVMQGQRSVDQSTRYAVAEALMGQSDCAVCHQPDVRSAGPAYTEIAERYSGDRDAPEMLAGKIRNGGSGVWGEINMPAHPAISENDARLIANYLVNYGDKTVATMPVSGSYTLDVPEGDNGRGTLVIRAAYKDRGKGNVPALATESVVILKSALVDPGSASSIVGVEASQFRGSGPTTVRAKDSGYISFEGIDLTGIAGLNLNASASLRAGDVGGTLEVRLGSAQGTLLGAVDIAVTSGGWRQRPEPKSLEFAAQEGLQDLFLVFKSETAKDIDPLFSLSRIEFVRATN